Part of the Streptomyces europaeiscabiei genome is shown below.
GACGATCCCGCCTTCGAGGACGGCCCCGACCTGCCCCGGGGCACCCGCTATCTGAACAGTGTGCTCATGCCCGACGACACCGTCTTCACCTCCAACGGCTCCGCCGATTACCGGGGCCGCAGTGCCAGCAACATCCTCACGGCGCAGTTCTACGACCCGGAGTCCAACTCCTTCCGGGGCGCCGCCGCCCCCAGGGTCGGCCGCAACTACCACTCCGAGGCCCTGCTCCTGCCCGACGGCCGCGTCGCCACGTTCGGCTCCGACCCGCTCTACGACGACCAGCGGAACACCAAGCTGGGCCACTTCGAGCAGCGCATGGAGATCTACACGCCGCCGCTGCTCCACAAGTACGGCAGGAAACGGCCCGTCCTCGGCGACGGCCCCCAGGAGGTCGACGCCAAGGGCCGCGCGACCTTCGCCACCGCCCACCCCGAACGGGTCGCCGACGCCCGCCTGATGCGCCCCAGCGCCGTCACCCACAGCACGGACGTCGAACAGCGCTCCATCGCCCTGGAGGTGACGAGGACCCGCGACTCGGTCACCGTCGACGTACCGGCGGACCGGACCCTGGTCCCGCCCGGCTGGTACATGCTCTTCGTGACGGACGGGGAGGGGACGCCGTCGAAGGCCAAGTGGATCCAGGTCAGGTGACGCTTCGGGTGGTGCGAAAGTGCAGGCCTGCCCGCACTTGTTCCACGAGGCGGCGGAGCGGTCCCGTCGGGGCGCCGGCCGGAAGCGGTGGCGCGGGCTTTCGGGGCGTACCGAAAAGCGAGACGGGGCTGACCAGCATGTGACCGGCCGGTAGGGTCGATGCCGTGCCGAAGCCGCTCAGCCTCTCCTTCGATCCCATCTCACGCGCCGACGAGCACTGGAAGCAGCGCTGGGGAAACGTCCCGTCCATGGCCGCGATCACCTCGATCATGCGCGCCCAGCAGATCCTGCTGGCGGAGGTCGACGCGGTGGTCAAGCCGTACGGGCTGACGTTCGCGCGCTATGAGGCCCTCGTGCTGCTCACCTTCTCGCAGAAGGGCGAGCTGCCGATGTCGAAGATCGGCGAGCGGCTCATGGTGCACCCCACGTCCGTGACGAACACCGTCGACCGCCTGGTGAAGTCCGGCCTCGTCGACAAACGTCCCAACCCCAACGACGGCCGCGGCACCCTCGCCTCCATCACCGACAAGGGGCGCGAGGTCTGCGACGCTGCGACCCGCGACCTCATGTCCATGGACTTCGGCCTCGGCGCCTATGACGCCGAGGAGTGCGCGGAGATCTTCGCGATGCTCAGACCGCTGCGGGTGGCGGCGGGGGACTTCGAGGAGAGCTGAGCACGGCCGTCAACGATCGACGGTCGGCTACCGCTTGTCGGTGGTTCACCGCTGTTGATCCGCGTGGACGCAGGCCCGCGCTGCTTTCGCTGCCGTCCTGTCGGGTCGACGACGTCGGGATGATCGAAATCCGGATCTGCCGACCGTGGGGACCGGGTGCCTGTCAGGTGTACGCGAATGCGTTCGCAGCATGATCGTCGCCGGGAGTGCGGCCCTGCCGGCCGCCGCGGTGACGCTGAGTGCGGCAGGGCCGGCGCAGGCCGACGCCACGGGGAGCACGGCACAGCGGGACCTTCGATCACGACGTGCGGGGACTCGGTGTGCGGGTCCCTGCCGGCTGCCTCCCGACCCACACGATCGAGGGGTCGGGCACATGGATCACCAGCCGGTTCGCGGGCGTCGAGTGCGCGGGGCCCCGGCGACCTTCTCCAGGTGGTGCAACTGGAGGATCGACTTCGCCTACGCGGACCTGGGAACCGGACGTACAGGACCTCGCGCGGCGCGACGCACGCCGAGTGCAAGGGCAACCCCCTGCGGCATGCCGCGCCGCAGAGGCTGCCGAAGTTCGGCAAGGCGTGCGCGAAGTTCCACGTCAACGGCAAACTGCGTGCCGTGCAGTGCCACAACGTCACGAAGTGAGGGCGCGCCCGTCGCGGTCGGTTCCGGGCGAGTCCGGTCAGGCCGCGGCGGGGCTCGGGGCCGATTCCTTGATGATCAGCGGCTCGACCTCGCGGCTCACCTTGCGTTCGACGAAGAAGGCGGCCGTGGGGACGGTGCCGGCGAGCAGCACCCAGGCGAGGCGGCCCAGCGGCATCTTCGCCTTGCTGCCGAGGTCGAAGGCGAAGACCAGGTACAGCACGTACAGCCAGCCGTGCGCGAAGCCGACCACCGTGACGAAGCTGTCGAAGCCGTCCATGTCCAGCAGGCGCTTCCCGATCACGCCCGCCGTCAGCAGGATCAGCAGTACGGCGGTGACGTAGGCCAACACCCGGTAGCGGGTCAAGACGCTCTTCTTCATGGCGTCGAGCGTAACGGGTGCTTTTCGGCGCCTCGCGCGCGCGTCGGCCCTGCGCCGGTCGTCGCTTACTAGGACGTCCTAGTAAATTGGGGTCATGGACGCTGACGCCATCGAAGAGGGACGCCGACGCTGGCAGGATCGGTATGACTCGGCCCGGAAGCGGGTGGGGGACTTCACCACGCTCTCCGGGGATGGGGTGGAACCTGTGTACGGGCCCCGGGCCGGGGATGTGTACGAGGGGTTCGAGCGGATCGGGTGGCCGGGGGAGTATCCGTTCACGCGGGGGCTGTATCCGACGGGGTACCGGGGGCGGACCTGGACGATCCGGCAGTTCGCGGGGTTCGGGAACGCGGAGCAGACGAACGAGCGGTACAAGACGATCCTCGCCAACGGGGGCGGGGGGCTGTCCGTCGCGTTCGACATGCCGACGCTCATGGGGCGGGACTCGGACGATCCGCGGTCGCTCGGTGAGGTCGGGCACTGCGGGGTGGCGATCGATTCCGCCGCCGACATGGAACTGCTGTTCCAGGGGATTCCGCTGGGGGACGTCACCACGTCCATGACGATCAGCGGGCCCGCCGTTCCTGTCTTCTGCATGTATCTCGTCGCCGCCGAGCGACAGGGGGTCGATCCCGGTGTGCTCAACGGCACGCTCCAGACCGACATCTTCAAGGAGTACATCGCGCAGAAGGAGTGGCTCTTCCAGCCCGAGCCGCATCTTCGCCTCATCGGTGACCTCATGGAGCACTGCGCGGCCGAGATCCCCGCCTACAAGCCGCTGTCCGTCTCCGGCTACCACATCCGTGAGGCCGGGGCCACGGCCGCGCAGGAGCTGGCGTACACGCTCGCGGACGGGTTCGGGTACGTGGAGCTGGGGCTCAGCCGTGGGCTTGACGTGGAGGTGTTCGCGCCGGGGCTGTCCTTCTTCTTCGACGCGCATCTCGACTTCTTCGAGGAGATCGCCAAGTTCCGTGCGGCCAGGAGGATCTGGGCGCGGTGGATGCGTGACGTGTACGGGGCGCGGACCGACAAGGCGCAGTGGCTCCGGTTCCACACGCAGACCGCCGGGGTGTCGCTGACCGCGCAGCAGCCGTACAACAACGTGGTGCGTACGGCGGTGGAGGCGCTGTCGGCCGTCCTCGGCGGGACCAACTCCCTGCACACCAACGCCCTCGACGAGACGCTGGCGCTTCCCGGCGAGCAGGCCGCGGAGATCGCGCTCAGGACCCAGCAGGTGCTGATGGAGGAGACCGGGGTCGCCAACGTGGCCGATCCGCTGGGTGGTTCGTGGTACGTCGAGCAGTTGACGGATCGGATCGAGGCCGACGCGGAGCGGATCTTCGAGCAGATCAGGGAGCGGGGGCTGCGGGCGCATCCGGACGGGCTGCATCCGATCGGGCCGATGACCTCCGGGATCCTGCGGGGGATCGAGGACGGGTGGTTCACCGGGGAGATCGCGGAGTCGGCGTTCCGGTACCAGCAGGCCCTGGAGAAGGGCGAGAAGCGGGTCGTCGGAGTCAACGTCCACCATGGGTCCGTGACCGGGGATCTGGAGATCCTGCGGGTCAGTCACGAGGTGGAGCGGGAGCAGGTTCGGGCGCTGGGAGGGCGGAAGGCGGGGCGGGACGACGCCTCCGTGCGTGCCGCCCTCGACGCGATGCTCGCTGCCGCGCGGGACGGGGGGAACATGATCGGGCCGATGCTTCACGCGGTGCGGGCCGAGGCGACGTTGGGGGAGATCTGTGGGGTGCTGCGGGAGGAGTGGGGGGTCTATACGGAGCCGGCGGGGTTCTAGTGGGGGCTGGGTGCCGATGTCCCTGCCAGGGCGGCGCAGGGATTCTCGCCCCCGCCGCCCCTACCCGTCCCATCCGCAGGGGCTGTGCCCCTTCCACCCCCGTCAAGGATTCGGGGCTCTGCCCCGGACCCCGTTCGCGCAGTTCCCCGCGCTCCTTAAGGGGGCGGCTGCGCCGGCCCCTTTATGCCTTGCAGCAGCAGAGTCGTGAAGTCCCTTACCCACTGTTCGTCCGCGGAGCCCGCGCTGACCAGGGTGCGGTGGACCACCGCGCCGGCCACGACGTCGAAGATGAGGTCGACGGTGCGGGAGGCGGTGGCGGGGTCGGACTCCGGGGGGAGTTCGCCGCGGGTCTGGGCGCGGGCCCGGCCCTCCAGGACCAGGCGTTTCTGGCGGTCGACGATGGACGTGCGGATGCGTTCGTGCAGGGCGTCGTCGCGGGTCGACTCGGCGATGACCGCCATGAGACCGCTTCTGGCCTCCGGGCGGGCGAGGATCGCCGCGAACTGGAGCACCACGCCTTCGATGTCGGCCGCGAGGCTGCCCCGGTCGGGCAGGCGGAGTTCGTCGAAGAGTTCCGCGACCGCGTCCACGACGAGTTCGTTCTTGCCGGCCCAGCGGCGGTAGAGGGTCGTTTTCGCGACGCAGGCCCGCGCGGCCACGTCACCCAGCGTCAGTTTCGACCAGCCCAGGTCGACCAGCGCCTCCCTGGTCGCCGCCAGGATCGCGGCGTCCGCGGCGGCGCTGCGCGGGCGGCCGCCCGCGGCGCGGGAGGCGGGGGTGCGGCTCTGCATCCGCCGACCATATCCGGCCGTTCCCGAACTTCCTCGGGGAGTCGTGAGGCAGATCACTGCGGAGTGGGTACTGAGGGGTACAGGAGAGCCTCCGGGACAGTTACGCTACGACTCGTAGCGTAAGCCTGGGGCGGATGCCTGGCTCGCGGAACGCTTTTCACGCGCGTGCTCGGAAGGGGGAGGATGTACTCATGCAGCCACGGAACATGTCCATGAGCGGAGTCGTCGACCTCGCCGCGGTGAAGGCGGCCCAAGAGGCCAAGGCGAAGGCGGAGCAGGCGCGTGCCGAATCGGCCCGGCAGGGCGGGGGAGGGGCGGTCTCCCCGGCCGACCTCGTCATCGATGTCGATGAGGCCGGGTTCGAGAGCGAGGTCCTGCAGCGGTCCACCGAAGTGCCCGTCGTCATCGACTTCTGGGCCGAGTGGTGCCAGCCCTGCAAGCAGCTCAGCCCGGTGCTGGAGCGGCTCGCCGTCGAGTACAACGGCAAGTTCGTCCTCGCCAAGGTCGATGTCGACGCCAACCAGATGTTGATGCAGCAGTTCGGGATCCAGGGGATTCCGGCTGTGTTCGCCGTTGTCGCCGGGCAGGCGCTGCCCCTCTTCCAGGGAGCCGCCCCCGAGCAGCAGATCCGCTCGACCCTCGACCAGCTCGTGCAGGTCGCCGAGGAGCGCTTCGGTCTCACCGGCCTCGTGGTGGACCCGGACGCCGAGGCCGGCGACCCCGTCGAGGCGGCCCCGCAGATCCCGGTGGGCCCGTACGACCACCTCCTCGAAGCCGCCGTGCACGCCCTGGACGCGGGCGACTTCGGCGGTGCGGTGCAGGCGTACAAGAACGTGCTGAGTGACGACCCCGGCAACACCGAGGCCGGACTGGGCCTCGCGCAGGCCGAGTTGCTGCAGCGTGTGCAGGGGGCCGACCCGCAGGACGTGCGCAAGGCGGCCGCCGAGAACCCGGGCGACGCACAGGCGCAGATCGCGGCGGCGGACCTCGACCTCGTCGGCGGTCATGTGGAGGACGCCTTCGGTCGACTCATCGACACGGTGCGGGTCACGGCGGGGGACGACCGGGACGCCGTACGGCGGCGGCTGCTGGAGCTCTTCGAGGTGGTCGGCGGCGACGATCCGCGGGTGGCCGCGGCGCGGCGCGCGCTGGCGCGGGCGCTGTTCTGACCCGCATGTGAACCATTGCCTCAGCTGAGTGTCGGCTGTGGTGGGTAGGGCCCCGGGGGGCCGGGACCGCTCCGGTCCCGGAGTACCGGGACGTGTGTTGCGCGAGTGAGAGATTTGGCGACACAGCGACACCGCGGCCGCGTTTTACCAAATCTTGGTAAACGCGGCCGCTGTTACTGGCAGTAAGAGAAAGTCGTCGATCTGTCGGGCTCTGTCCATCTGTCTGCCGTTGTGTCGCCTCACTCGGCGCCACCCAGGGTCGCTGGTCGATGCCGATGGGTCGTTGTTCGGTTATCCGTCCGTTACTAGCCAGTAACGACCCCCCTTGCGGGGGCGGCGAGAATGCACCACGATCGGCGACGCTCGGTCCTGTCCCGTATCCCGCCAACCAGTCGGGTCAACGGATTTCTGGGTCCCCACCGAGTAGAGCGGGCGACAGTGGCGCCTGTCTCTTGGGCAGGGGGGTCTCCGTCAACGACGGAGCCTGTCCAGCAGGTTGTGCGTGATGCGTGTCAGGCGCGACCAGTGGTTGTCGCTCGGGGGTGATCGCCGGTGATTCGGGCGCTTTTGCGCCACCGAGTGCGGGCGCTCTCCTTCCCGAGGACGTAGCACTTCTCCCATCCCTGCCCGGCTGAGCCGTCGCCCAGGTGGCGAGCCGGTGCCAGGAGATGTACGTCCGAGAAGGAGGAAATATGGAGTCCCAGGTGCGTGGCGGGACCAGATGGAAGCGCTTCGCTGTGGTCATGGTGCCCAGCGTCGCCGCTACAGCAGCGATAGGTGTCGCCCTGGCTCAGGGTGCTCTCGCGGCTTCGTTCAGCGTGTCGGGCCAGTCGTTCAAGGTATCGGCTGACCGGCTCGACGGTACGGGCTTCTCGCAGTACGGAGCGCTCGACGAGGGCTACACCCTCAAGGGCGAGAAGACGGTTCACCCCGTCGCCGTTTCGGCGTTCAAGACCGCGTCGATCACCAACATGTGCCAGTCGGTCGTCACCCCGGGCGTCCCGTTCCTCGGTAGCGTCAGCCTCAAGCTGACCGCCGGTACGGGTGGCAAGAAGGTCGAGGCCGAGAACCTCTACATCGACGTCGAGGACCTCTCGGCCGATGCCACCTTCCGTGGCATCGACATCGGTGTGGCGGCCAAGGACGCCAACAAGGGTCCGGGCATGAAGGGTGGCTCGGAGCAGGCCAACCCCTACGGGTTCGCCCAGCAGGCCGACTCGGCCACGCTGACCGATGTGAAGCAGACGGCGTGGGCCACCACTGCCGGAACCTTCAAGCTGAGCAACCTGAAGATGTCGCTCCACAAGGGCACCGTGGAGTGCTACTAGGCACTCCCTGGGCGGGTGAAGGGGCCTGTGCTTCTTCGCCCGCCCGTCCCTCTCGCCGTGCGCGCGACCGCCGCGCACGCGCACTTCGTACGTGAATTCCGTGCGCGCGCTTCGTACGTGCCGTACGTGAACTTGTCACAGCAACACCGTTCCAGGGAGCTGTTGTCCATGAGCGCCGAGCCAACGGGGCAGAACGAAGACTATCTCCGCGTCCTCCGGCGGCGCTTCAGCGACTGGAGGGGCAGCCGTCCCTTCTGGGCGGGCCTGTTGGTCCTGCTCGGCGGCTTCCCGATCATGTACTTCCCGTACGCGGATCTGCAGATCGGCCATCTCACGCTCGCCATGGCGACGACGGGCGGTTCGGGCTCCCTCATCATCGGCGTGCTGCTGGTGGTGCTCGGGGTCAGCCTGTGGTTCCAGCGCCATGTACGCACCTTCGCCGGAACGGCGGCGATCCTCCTGGCGCTGGTGTCCATCCCCGTCTCCAACCTCGGAGGCTTCGGCTTCGGCTTCCTGTTCGCGCTGGTCGGCGGTGCGCTGGCCATCGCCTGGGGGCCCGGTCACGACGAGGCGGCGGTGCCGTCCACGTACAGGACCCCGGCACAGTCCCGGGCCGCCCAGGACGCGGCCGCCCAGGCGGCGACTTCTCAGAACACGGCACAGCAAGGCGCGGTCCTCCTGCACAAGGGCGACGCCCCGGAGCCCGCGGCAGCGGGTTCGGTGAACGGGGCGGCGAACGACGAGGGCGACGACCTGTCAGGTACCACCCACACGAACGGGACGAACGGGAGGCACAGTGCCGGCTGACGAGGTGACCCACGGGACTTCGGTGGGAGAGTCCCGTGCGAGAACCGGACCGCGGCACGCGGCACCCAGGAAGCCCCTTCTCACCCGGCTGAACATGCCGGCGGGCAAAGCGATAGCCCTGGCGGCCATGCCGACGGCGGTCCTCATGGGCATGGGCTTCACGCCCACCCTGGCCCTCGCGGAGGACCCCGCGTCGCAGAGCCTCACGGCCGACGAGTACAAGGACTGTGTGGAGGCCCTGGAGGCCACCGAGGAAGGCACGGACACCTCCGCCTCGCCGACCCCGACGCCGTCCGCCTCCGCCACGGAGAGCGCCGACTCCTCGGACGACGAGGCGAAGGACGAGGACACACCGTCCGACGACGACTCCTCGGGCAACTCCTCGGACGACTCCGCCTCCGACGACACGTCCTCGGACGACTCCTCCTCGTCGGATTCAGGTTCCGACGACAAGGACACGGCCGACGACTCCACGTCGACCGACACCGCCGACAAGGCCGCCACCGACACCACGGACACAGCGTCGGACGCCGCCTCGGAGAGCGAGAGCGGCAACGTCCTGGAGGACATCGGCAGCGCGATCGAGGACCTGTTCACCCCGGACGACAAGGGGACGGACAGCAGCACCACGCCCTCCGAGGCCACCAGCCCGTCCCCGTCGCCCTCGGCATCTCAGGACGCCTCCGGCTCGGACGAGGACACGGACTCCGGCAAGGACGCGCAGGGCACCGTCGACGTCACGGACAAGGTCAAGGACACCGCGAAGGACGTCACCGACACCGCCGAGGACACGGCCGAGGACGTCGACGACGCGGCGAAGGACACCGCCGACGACGCCACCGCGACGCCGACGCCGACCCCGTCCCCGAGCGAGAGCACGGACCTGGACGGCTGCTTCGTCGCCACGGACGACGAGAGCGGCGTGGAGAAGGGCATCCCGGCGCTGCCCGACGACCCCTGGTACCTCAACGCCAGCTCGCTGCTGCTGAAGGGCGCCGACTACAAGGGCGTCGTCAAGGTGAAGACCGCCGACGGCACGGTCAAGGAGGTGCTGAAGT
Proteins encoded:
- a CDS encoding DUF6230 family protein: MESQVRGGTRWKRFAVVMVPSVAATAAIGVALAQGALAASFSVSGQSFKVSADRLDGTGFSQYGALDEGYTLKGEKTVHPVAVSAFKTASITNMCQSVVTPGVPFLGSVSLKLTAGTGGKKVEAENLYIDVEDLSADATFRGIDIGVAAKDANKGPGMKGGSEQANPYGFAQQADSATLTDVKQTAWATTAGTFKLSNLKMSLHKGTVECY
- a CDS encoding acyl-CoA mutase large subunit family protein — translated: MDADAIEEGRRRWQDRYDSARKRVGDFTTLSGDGVEPVYGPRAGDVYEGFERIGWPGEYPFTRGLYPTGYRGRTWTIRQFAGFGNAEQTNERYKTILANGGGGLSVAFDMPTLMGRDSDDPRSLGEVGHCGVAIDSAADMELLFQGIPLGDVTTSMTISGPAVPVFCMYLVAAERQGVDPGVLNGTLQTDIFKEYIAQKEWLFQPEPHLRLIGDLMEHCAAEIPAYKPLSVSGYHIREAGATAAQELAYTLADGFGYVELGLSRGLDVEVFAPGLSFFFDAHLDFFEEIAKFRAARRIWARWMRDVYGARTDKAQWLRFHTQTAGVSLTAQQPYNNVVRTAVEALSAVLGGTNSLHTNALDETLALPGEQAAEIALRTQQVLMEETGVANVADPLGGSWYVEQLTDRIEADAERIFEQIRERGLRAHPDGLHPIGPMTSGILRGIEDGWFTGEIAESAFRYQQALEKGEKRVVGVNVHHGSVTGDLEILRVSHEVEREQVRALGGRKAGRDDASVRAALDAMLAAARDGGNMIGPMLHAVRAEATLGEICGVLREEWGVYTEPAGF
- a CDS encoding TetR/AcrR family transcriptional regulator; this encodes MQSRTPASRAAGGRPRSAAADAAILAATREALVDLGWSKLTLGDVAARACVAKTTLYRRWAGKNELVVDAVAELFDELRLPDRGSLAADIEGVVLQFAAILARPEARSGLMAVIAESTRDDALHERIRTSIVDRQKRLVLEGRARAQTRGELPPESDPATASRTVDLIFDVVAGAVVHRTLVSAGSADEQWVRDFTTLLLQGIKGPAQPPP
- a CDS encoding MarR family winged helix-turn-helix transcriptional regulator, with the protein product MPKPLSLSFDPISRADEHWKQRWGNVPSMAAITSIMRAQQILLAEVDAVVKPYGLTFARYEALVLLTFSQKGELPMSKIGERLMVHPTSVTNTVDRLVKSGLVDKRPNPNDGRGTLASITDKGREVCDAATRDLMSMDFGLGAYDAEECAEIFAMLRPLRVAAGDFEES
- a CDS encoding tetratricopeptide repeat protein, translating into MQPRNMSMSGVVDLAAVKAAQEAKAKAEQARAESARQGGGGAVSPADLVIDVDEAGFESEVLQRSTEVPVVIDFWAEWCQPCKQLSPVLERLAVEYNGKFVLAKVDVDANQMLMQQFGIQGIPAVFAVVAGQALPLFQGAAPEQQIRSTLDQLVQVAEERFGLTGLVVDPDAEAGDPVEAAPQIPVGPYDHLLEAAVHALDAGDFGGAVQAYKNVLSDDPGNTEAGLGLAQAELLQRVQGADPQDVRKAAAENPGDAQAQIAAADLDLVGGHVEDAFGRLIDTVRVTAGDDRDAVRRRLLELFEVVGGDDPRVAAARRALARALF
- a CDS encoding DUF6114 domain-containing protein, which gives rise to MSAEPTGQNEDYLRVLRRRFSDWRGSRPFWAGLLVLLGGFPIMYFPYADLQIGHLTLAMATTGGSGSLIIGVLLVVLGVSLWFQRHVRTFAGTAAILLALVSIPVSNLGGFGFGFLFALVGGALAIAWGPGHDEAAVPSTYRTPAQSRAAQDAAAQAATSQNTAQQGAVLLHKGDAPEPAAAGSVNGAANDEGDDLSGTTHTNGTNGRHSAG
- a CDS encoding DUF3817 domain-containing protein encodes the protein MKKSVLTRYRVLAYVTAVLLILLTAGVIGKRLLDMDGFDSFVTVVGFAHGWLYVLYLVFAFDLGSKAKMPLGRLAWVLLAGTVPTAAFFVERKVSREVEPLIIKESAPSPAAA